A stretch of Pseudolysobacter antarcticus DNA encodes these proteins:
- the hisB gene encoding bifunctional histidinol-phosphatase/imidazoleglycerol-phosphate dehydratase HisB: MGARKILFVDRDGTLIEEPEDFQVDHISKVRLVEGVIPAMLALQRAGYEFVMVTNQDGLGTASFPEADFVPAHTLMLQIFESQGIRFRETLIDRSFPHENLPTRKPGIGLALHYLHQGDMDSAASAMVGDRETDLQFARNLGIRGFLLGPNATSWAQIAHELVNRPRRAEVERNTKETRIRVSVDLDREADPVAKTGLGFFDHMLEQLGKHGGFALSLSCDGDLHIDEHHTIEDSALALGQALRQALGDKRGIGRYGFTAPMDETLASAALDLSGRPYFVFDGVFPREQVGGLPSELVPHFFRSLCETLGANLHLSVRGENAHHMIEACFKVTARCLRQAIKRDGDALPSTKGTL, translated from the coding sequence ATGGGCGCGCGCAAGATCCTGTTCGTCGATCGTGATGGCACCTTGATCGAGGAGCCGGAAGATTTTCAGGTCGATCACATCAGCAAGGTGCGACTCGTCGAAGGCGTGATTCCGGCAATGCTCGCCTTGCAGCGCGCAGGTTACGAATTTGTCATGGTCACCAATCAGGATGGTCTCGGCACGGCGAGTTTTCCCGAAGCCGATTTTGTGCCGGCGCATACGTTGATGCTGCAGATTTTCGAGTCGCAAGGCATTCGTTTTCGCGAGACTCTGATCGATCGCAGTTTCCCCCACGAGAATTTGCCGACACGCAAACCTGGCATCGGTCTGGCGCTGCATTATCTGCATCAGGGCGACATGGACAGCGCAGCGTCAGCGATGGTCGGCGATCGCGAAACCGATCTGCAGTTCGCGCGCAATCTTGGTATCCGCGGATTTCTGCTCGGCCCGAATGCAACGAGTTGGGCGCAGATCGCGCACGAGCTGGTCAATCGTCCGCGTCGCGCCGAGGTCGAGCGCAACACCAAGGAAACGCGCATACGCGTATCGGTTGATCTCGATCGCGAAGCCGATCCGGTCGCAAAAACCGGGCTCGGATTTTTCGACCATATGCTCGAACAACTCGGCAAACACGGCGGGTTCGCGTTGAGCCTGAGCTGCGATGGCGATCTGCATATTGACGAACATCACACGATCGAGGACTCCGCGCTCGCGCTCGGCCAGGCATTGCGTCAGGCGCTCGGCGACAAGCGCGGCATTGGCCGTTACGGCTTTACCGCGCCGATGGATGAAACGCTTGCGAGCGCGGCGCTGGATCTTTCCGGGCGTCCGTATTTTGTCTTCGACGGGGTGTTTCCGCGCGAGCAGGTCGGTGGTCTGCCGAGTGAACTCGTGCCGCATTTTTTCCGCTCGTTGTGCGAGACCCTTGGTGCAAATCTGCATCTGTCAGTGCGCGGCGAAAATGCGCACCACATGATCGAAGCCTGTTTCAAGGTGACCGCGCGGTGCTTGCGCCAAGCGATAAAACGCGATGGCGATGCCTTGCCTTCGACCAAGGGCACGCTATGA
- a CDS encoding YerC/YecD family TrpR-related protein, whose product MKRRFIEAESTGTTPEDSLCRALLTLDSLAEMRAFLRDLCTPAELEALTDRWRVVPYILQGVAYREIHERTAVSVTTIGRVARFLQQGNGGYLAAVAHKALPRAAASPRARKKIPASPKKTNAIRVAQKRSRSSIRSAP is encoded by the coding sequence ATGAAGCGACGTTTCATCGAGGCCGAAAGCACCGGCACCACACCCGAAGACAGCCTGTGCCGTGCGTTGCTGACGCTGGATTCGCTGGCTGAGATGCGCGCGTTCTTGCGCGATCTGTGCACGCCGGCGGAACTCGAAGCATTGACCGATCGCTGGCGTGTCGTGCCGTACATCCTGCAAGGCGTGGCGTATCGCGAGATCCACGAGCGCACCGCAGTCAGCGTTACCACGATCGGCCGCGTCGCGAGATTCCTGCAGCAAGGCAACGGCGGTTATCTGGCCGCAGTCGCGCACAAGGCGCTGCCGCGTGCGGCAGCCTCGCCGCGGGCGCGCAAGAAAATTCCGGCATCGCCGAAAAAAACTAATGCAATTCGCGTAGCGCAAAAGCGTTCACGATCATCGATTCGGAGCGCCCCATGA
- the hisC gene encoding histidinol-phosphate transaminase, with the protein MSVLDLARAEIRNLAPYSSARMEANGGKVLLNANENPWPPHGDDGQHLNRYPDPQPVELVEKLAAIYGVTAAQTLVGRGSDEFIDLLTRAFCRAGKDGIVISPPTFGMYAVCARIQNARVREVPLRAEQDFSLDIDALLKAVTTTTRLVYVCTPNNPTGGVVGLKEIEYIATALKDRAVLIVDEAYGEFSSEASAASLLAQHDNLVVLRTLSKAFALAGARIGVALAAPEIIDLLRRIMAPYPLPATSVNAALKVLSSEAISEMHQRVGLLCAERDRLLVAFAALPVVKKVWPSEANFLCLQFADAQLVYRTLLAQGIVLRNVSHYPGLADCLRISIGRSLENQRVLAALSALTEVV; encoded by the coding sequence ATGAGTGTGCTTGATCTCGCCCGCGCGGAAATCCGCAATCTCGCGCCGTATAGTTCGGCACGCATGGAAGCGAACGGCGGCAAGGTGCTGCTCAACGCGAATGAAAATCCGTGGCCGCCGCACGGCGACGATGGCCAGCATCTGAACCGTTATCCTGATCCGCAGCCGGTCGAGCTGGTCGAAAAACTCGCCGCGATTTACGGCGTGACCGCGGCGCAGACGTTGGTCGGGCGCGGCAGCGACGAATTCATCGATTTGCTTACGCGAGCATTCTGCCGCGCCGGCAAGGACGGCATCGTTATTTCGCCGCCGACCTTCGGCATGTACGCGGTGTGTGCGCGCATCCAGAATGCGCGGGTTCGTGAAGTGCCGTTGCGCGCCGAACAGGATTTTTCGCTCGATATCGATGCGTTGCTGAAAGCCGTCACAACCACGACGCGGCTGGTGTATGTGTGCACGCCAAACAACCCGACCGGCGGTGTGGTCGGCCTGAAAGAAATCGAATACATCGCCACCGCGCTGAAGGATCGTGCGGTGCTTATAGTCGATGAAGCGTATGGCGAATTTTCCAGTGAAGCCAGCGCCGCGAGCTTGCTCGCGCAGCACGATAACCTTGTGGTATTGCGCACGTTGTCGAAAGCGTTTGCGCTTGCGGGTGCACGCATCGGTGTGGCGCTGGCGGCGCCCGAGATTATCGATTTGTTGCGTCGGATCATGGCGCCGTATCCGCTGCCCGCAACCAGCGTGAATGCTGCGCTGAAAGTATTGAGCAGCGAGGCGATCAGCGAAATGCATCAGCGTGTCGGTTTGTTGTGCGCCGAGCGCGATCGTTTGCTGGTGGCATTTGCCGCGCTTCCGGTGGTAAAAAAAGTCTGGCCATCGGAGGCGAATTTTCTGTGTCTGCAATTCGCTGATGCACAACTCGTATATCGCACGCTGCTTGCGCAGGGCATCGTCTTGCGCAACGTTTCGCATTATCCCGGGCTGGCCGATTGCCTGCGTATCAGTATCGGTCGATCGCTGGAAAATCAGCGCGTGCTCGCAGCATTGAGCGCATTAACGGAGGTGGTGTGA
- the hisD gene encoding histidinol dehydrogenase — MNTGTGISDWNALDDAQRAVLLARPALSNNEEIRDAVRRIIAQVRADGDSTLRALTRRFDGIEIADFAVSAGEFAAAERIVPDEIKDALDAAIRRIEQFHRAAMLADVRVETAPGVVCERVQRPIEKVGLYVPAGTAPLPSTAIMLGVPARLALCPQVVLCTPPTRDGGCDPVVLVAAARCGIRHVYKIGGAQAIAAMAFGSETIPKCDKIFGPGNAYVTQAKLEVAQDPLGAAIDMPAGPSEVLVIADDSANAEFVAADLLAQAEHGPDSQVLLLTPSRAVLDAVATALERQCALLPRAAIATAALQYSRLILVKDLAQACAISNKYAPEHLILNVREPRSWLAKISSAGSIFLGAWSPESVGDYCSGTNHVLPTYGYARAWSGVSVSSFQKQITVQELSPAGLQAIGPDAATLARCEGLNGHERAVTVRLQTLEKNA, encoded by the coding sequence ATGAACACTGGCACCGGAATATCGGATTGGAACGCGCTCGACGATGCCCAGCGTGCCGTGTTGCTGGCGCGTCCGGCGCTCAGCAACAACGAAGAAATACGCGATGCCGTGCGCCGCATCATCGCGCAGGTCCGGGCTGATGGTGACAGCACCTTGCGTGCATTGACGCGACGGTTTGATGGCATCGAGATTGCGGATTTCGCGGTCAGCGCCGGGGAATTCGCCGCTGCCGAACGGATCGTCCCTGACGAAATAAAAGACGCGCTGGATGCTGCGATAAGGCGCATCGAACAATTCCATCGTGCGGCGATGCTCGCTGATGTTCGGGTCGAGACTGCGCCTGGCGTTGTCTGCGAACGAGTGCAGCGACCGATCGAAAAGGTCGGCCTGTATGTGCCAGCCGGCACTGCGCCGCTGCCATCCACGGCGATCATGCTCGGCGTGCCGGCGCGGCTCGCACTTTGCCCGCAGGTGGTACTGTGCACGCCGCCGACGCGCGATGGCGGCTGTGATCCGGTGGTGCTGGTCGCTGCGGCGCGTTGCGGCATCAGGCATGTCTACAAGATCGGTGGCGCGCAGGCGATTGCGGCGATGGCATTTGGCAGCGAAACCATTCCGAAGTGCGACAAGATTTTCGGCCCGGGCAATGCGTATGTCACGCAGGCAAAACTCGAGGTCGCGCAGGATCCGCTCGGTGCCGCGATCGATATGCCGGCCGGTCCTTCCGAAGTTCTGGTGATTGCCGATGACAGCGCGAATGCCGAATTTGTCGCAGCCGATCTGCTCGCACAAGCCGAACACGGGCCGGATTCGCAGGTGCTGCTGTTGACGCCATCGCGCGCGGTGCTCGATGCGGTGGCGACAGCGCTCGAACGTCAATGCGCCTTGCTGCCGCGTGCCGCAATCGCCACTGCAGCGCTGCAATACAGCCGACTGATTCTGGTCAAGGATCTCGCGCAGGCGTGTGCGATCAGCAATAAGTATGCGCCGGAACATCTGATCTTGAACGTGCGCGAACCGCGCAGCTGGCTCGCGAAGATCAGCAGCGCCGGTTCGATTTTTCTCGGCGCGTGGTCGCCCGAAAGTGTCGGTGATTATTGCAGTGGCACCAATCACGTTTTGCCAACGTACGGTTATGCGCGCGCTTGGAGCGGCGTATCGGTGTCGAGTTTCCAGAAGCAGATTACGGTGCAGGAATTGAGTCCGGCAGGATTGCAGGCGATCGGCCCGGATGCCGCGACACTCGCGCGTTGCGAAGGCCTGAACGGACACGAACGCGCCGTCACGGTGCGGCTGCAGACGCTGGAGAAAAACGCATGA
- the hisG gene encoding ATP phosphoribosyltransferase has translation MKNRDRLRIAIQKSGRLSDQSQDLLSKCGLKFRSSRDKLFCFGESLPIDLLLVRDDDIPGLIEQGVCDLGVVGRNVLREQELSVRARGEAPLFGELRALGFGRCRLSIAIPQELEYEGVAQLSGLRIATSYPSLLGDWLRENQVDARTVVLSGSVEIAPRLGTADAICDLVSSGATLVANQLKEAAILLESEAVLAGASVTPDDERGELLELLLRRLDGVLQVRESKLVMLHAPRSAVENIARLLPGGQRPTVLPLEGDNDEVALQAVCYGAITWQHLEDLKRAGASALLVLPVEKMLA, from the coding sequence ATGAAAAACCGCGACCGGCTGCGTATCGCCATCCAGAAATCCGGGCGTCTGTCCGATCAGTCGCAGGATCTGTTGAGCAAGTGTGGACTGAAATTTCGCAGTAGTCGCGACAAGCTGTTCTGTTTCGGCGAGAGTCTGCCAATCGATCTGCTGCTGGTGCGCGATGACGATATCCCAGGCCTGATCGAGCAAGGTGTGTGTGATCTCGGTGTGGTCGGGCGCAACGTGCTGCGCGAGCAGGAGCTGAGCGTTCGCGCGCGCGGCGAGGCGCCGTTGTTCGGCGAATTACGTGCGCTCGGGTTTGGCCGTTGTCGTTTGTCGATCGCGATTCCGCAGGAGCTCGAGTACGAAGGTGTTGCGCAGCTTTCGGGTTTGCGCATCGCGACGAGTTATCCGAGTTTGCTCGGCGATTGGTTGCGCGAAAATCAGGTCGATGCACGCACGGTCGTGTTATCAGGTTCGGTCGAAATCGCGCCGCGTCTCGGCACCGCCGATGCGATCTGCGATCTTGTCTCCAGCGGCGCGACGCTCGTTGCGAATCAGCTGAAAGAGGCGGCGATCTTGCTCGAAAGCGAAGCGGTGCTGGCCGGGGCTTCGGTTACGCCGGACGATGAGCGCGGCGAATTGTTGGAGTTGCTGCTGCGTCGTCTCGATGGCGTATTGCAGGTGCGCGAAAGCAAGCTCGTGATGCTGCATGCGCCGCGCAGCGCCGTGGAAAATATCGCGCGCCTGCTGCCCGGTGGACAACGCCCTACCGTGTTGCCGCTGGAAGGCGACAACGACGAAGTTGCGTTGCAGGCGGTGTGTTATGGCGCGATCACGTGGCAGCACCTTGAGGATTTGAAACGCGCCGGCGCGAGTGCGTTGCTGGTATTGCCGGTGGAGAAAATGCTGGCATGA